In the Manis javanica isolate MJ-LG chromosome 14, MJ_LKY, whole genome shotgun sequence genome, one interval contains:
- the LOC108399389 gene encoding uncharacterized protein, translating into MPQPHTLPETLPPAFSQESLKPVPPPGDTQKEHVAQPTSLEQQEAQLEGQQEAQLEHLEGQQEAQQEAQLEGQQEAQLEHLEGQQEAQQEAHLEGHQEAQLEQLGVELEGQQEAQQEAQLEHLEGQQEAQLEGQQEGQQEGQQEAQLEEQQEAQQEGQQEAQLEGQQEAQLEHLEGQQEAQQEAHLEGHQEAQLEQLGVELEGQQEAQQEAQLEHLEGQQEAQLEGQQEGQQEAQLEEQQEAQLEAQQEAQQEAQQEGQQEAQLEGQQEAQLEHLEGHQEAQLEGQQEQQEGQQEAQQEAQQGVQLEGQQEAQQGVQLEQPAHVPAPGQVQEPQQVQPLKEEVLPPTEQEQQEV; encoded by the exons ATGCCCCAGCCACATACTCTGCCAGAGACCCTGCCACCTGCCTTCAGTCAGGAGTCCCTCAAGCCTGTTCCTCCTCCTGGTGACACCCAAAAGGAGCACGTGGCACAGCCAACATCTCTGGAGCAGCAGGAGGCGCAgctggaggggcagcaggaggcacagctggagcacctggaggGACAGCAGGAGGCGCAGCAGGAGGCGCAgctggaggggcagcaggaggcacagctggagcacctggaggGACAGCAGGAGGCGCAGCAGGAGGCGCACCTGGAGGGACATCAGGAAGCACAGCTGGAGCAGCtgggggtggagctggaggggcagcaggaggcgCAGCAGGAGGCAcagctggagcac ctggaggGACAGCAGGAGGCGCAgctggaggggcagcaggaggggcagcaggaggggcagcaggaggcacagctggaggagcagcaggaggcacagcaggaggggcagcaggaggctcagctggaggggcagcaggaggcacagctggagcacctggaggGACAGCAGGAGGCGCAGCAGGAGGCGCACCTGGAGGGACATCAGGAAGCACAGCTGGAGCAGCtgggggtggagctggaggggcagcaggaggcgCAGCAGGAGGCAcagctggagcacctggaggGACAGCAGGAGGCGCAgctggaggggcagcaggaggggcagcaggaggcacaGCTGGAGGAGCAGCAGGAGGCACAGCTGGAGGCACAGCAGGAGGCGCAGCAGGAGGCACAgcaggaggggcagcaggaggctcagctggaggggcagcaggaggcacagctggagcacctggaggGACATCAGGAGGCGCAgctggaggggcagcaggagcagcaggaggggcagcaggaggcacaGCAGGAAGCGCAGCAGGGGGTGCAGCTGGAGGGGCAGCAGGAAGCGCAGCAGGGGGTGCAGCTGGAGCAGCCTGCGCATGTGCCAGCTCCTGGCCAGGTCCAAGAGCCCCAGCAAGTCCAGCCACTGAAGGAAGAAGTCCTGCCCCCAACAGAGCAGGAGCAGCAGGAGGTGTAG